The following is a genomic window from Gemmatimonadota bacterium.
GGTGATGGGCTACGGTGCGGCGTCCGGTCCATGAGCGCAGCACCCCGTCGATGCCCTCCCCGGCCGGGTTGCTCAGCATCGTTTCGTCGTAGGCCATCACGGTGCTCATGATGAGCTTCACCCGCTGGCGCACCCGCTGAGCCGTGGCGGGCTTGTCGTTCCAGATCGGCAGCAGCACGTCGAGCACGTCGGCGCGGGTGATGGCGTTGCACGGCTTGGCCATGAGCGGCCCGGCGTGTAGTTCGAGGCTGCGCCGGAAAGCCCGGCCCTCACCCAACGGATCGCGCCATTTCGCTTCCAGCGTGCCGCACACCATCCGGGCGGCTTCGGAGAACGTCATCGGCTCGGGTGCCGCTTCCGGCTCGGGCGCAGCGCTCGCGGCGTGGATCGCCTCGGCCGTCTTGCGGGCCTCGCTCAGGCTGACGGCCGGGTACCCGCCGATGCCCTTGTCTCGGCGCTTGCCCTCGGCATCGCGGTAGCGCACGACCCACGACCGCGCCCCGCTCGGCTGTACCAGCAGCGTCAGCCCGTTGCCGTCGCCGTGCTTGCCCGGCTTGGCGTGCTCGGCTTGCTTCGCTGTCA
Proteins encoded in this region:
- a CDS encoding tyrosine-type recombinase/integrase translates to MSGKLTAKQAEHAKPGKHGDGNGLTLLVQPSGARSWVVRYRDAEGKRRDKGIGGYPAVSLSEARKTAEAIHAASAAPEPEAAPEPMTFSEAARMVCGTLEAKWRDPLGEGRAFRRSLELHAGPLMAKPCNAITRADVLDVLLPIWNDKPATAQRVRQRVKLIMSTVMAYDETMLSNPAGEGIDGVLRSWTGRRTVAHHRAVAAHEVAEVLDIVSRGATTKAVSLCLRFLVLTAARSKEAREARWAEMDVDGRCWLLPPERTKQGTAHRVPLSDAAVDVLIAAKGLDDGSGYVFPSPNRTSAAVGRPLGDSTLRKALSENAIEGTVHGFRSTFRDWALKQPGVSFEAAERALAHTIGTTVTAAYLRDDLFAERAVLMAAWADYVGR